The nucleotide window TAAAGGTGTTGAGCTTGGCTTAGCTAGATTTCCTTTGTTCGCTCTCCCTACCGCAGGCGCAGCAATGGAGGTATCTACTGCAAGCCCAACGCCTGAAAATGTTCAACTATTTGGAGCAGGGCCACAGAGTCAAAAAATATACGATATTACAACCCCACAGCAAAGATTAAAGAAATTGCACGAGGCAGCATTAAGTCATGTTGCACACCTTCAACAAAATGCTGTTTCATTAAGTACGCCTCGTTTATTACAACAAACAACATCCCACAATACACACTCAACTCAAGCCATTAGCTTAGCACCGCAAAACACGTTTAATTTTAGCTTCAATGTTGCTGCAGGAACGACACAAGAGCAATCAAGGTCAATGGCTGAAATAATAGAGGACACTGTGAATCAAATGCAGAACAAGCAACACTCACAATTATTATCACGATATACAAATAAGGAGTAACGATGGGGGCGACATTACTTTTAGATAAGAAATCAATTTACATTGACTTTCTAGATTCCAAGCACAAAAAATATCGAAATAAGGTGACAAAGTTTCCTGTTGAGGACGGTTCGCCGATCACCGATGATATTATCAATGAAAACCCAGTGATTAATATCAAAGGGATTGTATCAGCCTCTCCAATCACCTTTTTATCTAGTCTAGCCCCTTATTCAATCGACATTACCAGCAGCCTTAAGAAAGGTGAAGTTGTCACACATAAATACACATCACCACAAGATGCTGAAAAAATACTCGTCGATTTTTGGGAAAGCCGAAAAACAGTCACTCTTGCAATCAATAATGAGCAAAAAGTACATAATGCAGCCATTGCCGACTTAGATATTAAAAGTGACTCAGAGACAGGCGACAGCTTATTTGTTGAGTTAAAACTTGAGATCATTAAAAAGGTTGTTAGTAAGACCACAACGGTTCCCGATAATATCGCCGACCAAAAGACTAAAGATGACAATTCGAAAAAAGCAGACTTAGGTCATGTAGCTGCAAAGCCTGTTGAAAAAGGAACATTTGAATATCAACTCGGTACAAAAGCAATAAGCTTTACTAAAGGTCTATTTTAAATGATAGAAATACCTCTAAGCAGCAAATTACCAAACTACACACAAACAACCTCCCTTGAAGGCACCGCCTACAAGTTTGATGTCCGTTGGAACACACGGGATGAAACTTGGAGAATATCGATAGCTGACACCGACGGAAACGCCATCTTAAGCGGCCTAAAATTATTACCCTACTCGCCACTTATCCAAAGGTACAAACTCACTAATTTTATCTCTGGAGAGCTGGTCGGTATCAATACCGCAAATCAATATGAACCACCGACACGTAACAATCTCGGTACAGACTTTAAGCTTTTTTATTTAACACAAGATGAAATAAATGAAGCAGTTTAATCGAAAATGGTCCTTAAAAATCGGCGAAGCTGGTAAAACGGGCATAGAAATCACCGAACTGAATATCAAGTTTGATATTACTAAAACCGATGAAAGCTCAGATCAAAACAAAGCAAATATAACCGTCTACAATCTGAACGACTCAGACATTAGCAAGCTAAAAAAAGGCTTAGCGTTGATATTGTCTGTTGCTTACGATGATCAGCCCCTTGTCACATTATTCGCTGGCCAAGTGAGCGGCTTTGATACCCACAGAGAACAAGCAAGTCGCGCAACACTCATCCAGTGTAGTGATGGCTACATGCCCTTAAAAGAAACGTTTTCTTTTTCGACATTCCCATCGGGCACCAATGCCTTACAAGTGGCTCAAAGCTTAATTAAAGATTTAACGGCTGATGGTAGTATTTCCAAAAGCGAAATTACAGACCAAGACACGTTAACCCGTCACATTTTCTCTAACGGTTATTATGTGGCTGGCTTAACACGTGATGCGCTTCAAACGCTACTAGGCAGCTTATTTATGAAGTTCTCAATACAAGATGGCGTGATTTATATCAGCTCGGCACTGAGAACCAACACACAAAGACAGGCGCTTTTATTAACGCCAGACACGGGTTTAATTGACTCGCCACGCATCACTGCATTTAATCCGAACGGCTTAGAGCGTGAAAACATACCGAATAACGGCCTGCAAATTACAAGCTTGGTCAATCCTCGCATTGTGCCGCACTCGATTGTCAAAGTTGAAACGCAATATATCAATAGCTTTTATCGAGTCAGCAAAATCAACCACAGAGGGGAAACCCTTGGCAAAAACTGGAAAACATTAGCAACATTAGAGGCAATCAACAATGAACACGCTTGAACAGGTCTTGCACGCCGCTTTAGAGTCTCGCCTTTGTGATGTGCATACCTCCATTCCTGGCCGTATTGCCTCCTATGACGCGGCAACACAAAAAGCAAACATTCAGCCAGTCATTAAGAAAAAACTCCGTGACGGGCGTTCTTTTTCGATGCCAGTAATAACCGATATTCCTGTCATGTTTCCAAGCGCAGGCGGTGGGCTTTTATCTTTCCCAGCTAAGCAAGGCGACACCGGACTGTTATTTTTTTGCGAACGATCTATCGATCAGTGGATGACAGGTAACAATGACGAAGCGGAGCCATTAGGGAACCATAAGCACAACTATACGGATGCTGTGTTTATTCCTGGTTTATACCCATATAGCAAAACTCTTGACGCTGATCCCGTTAACACGGAACTTAAATTCTCTGGCAATCAGATTATTTTAAAACCCGATGGCAGTATCGTGATTAATGCACCTAAGCAAATCACAATCAATACAATCAACGCAAATATTAACGCAAGCCAACAACTCACGGTGACAGCACCACTCAGCCAATTTAAAGGCAACGTAGCAATTACGGGTAATTTAACCACGCCAGCATTAACCGCAAGCGCAGGCTCGAAAGCCTCGAGCTTTTCAGGCGATGTTCACAGCTCAGGAAATATTAACAGTGATAAAACCATCACCGGCACAACGGATGTTATTGCGGGTGGTATTAGCGGTAAATCTCATACTCACGGTGGGGTTGAGCCAGGCGGAGGGAAAACCAGCAAACCTGAATAAGTTTAATCCATACCACGAAAACAGCTTAATACCGACCACGCCAAAACAACGCCTTTTAGTCGCCCAATATATTTGCAAAAAATCACACAAACTCGGCTTACCGTGTAAGCCTAAGGCTTTACTATGACCGACTTTTTACTTAATGATGATCACGATATTGATTTTAGTTCTCTGTCATTACATTTAACTGACAGCCTAGCCCAACGCCTCAGCATTAAATTAAACACATTTCAGGGCGAATGGTTTTTAGATGACACCG belongs to Piscirickettsia litoralis and includes:
- a CDS encoding phage baseplate protein — protein: MGATLLLDKKSIYIDFLDSKHKKYRNKVTKFPVEDGSPITDDIINENPVINIKGIVSASPITFLSSLAPYSIDITSSLKKGEVVTHKYTSPQDAEKILVDFWESRKTVTLAINNEQKVHNAAIADLDIKSDSETGDSLFVELKLEIIKKVVSKTTTVPDNIADQKTKDDNSKKADLGHVAAKPVEKGTFEYQLGTKAISFTKGLF
- a CDS encoding phage baseplate plug family protein codes for the protein MIEIPLSSKLPNYTQTTSLEGTAYKFDVRWNTRDETWRISIADTDGNAILSGLKLLPYSPLIQRYKLTNFISGELVGINTANQYEPPTRNNLGTDFKLFYLTQDEINEAV
- a CDS encoding phage protein; protein product: MKQFNRKWSLKIGEAGKTGIEITELNIKFDITKTDESSDQNKANITVYNLNDSDISKLKKGLALILSVAYDDQPLVTLFAGQVSGFDTHREQASRATLIQCSDGYMPLKETFSFSTFPSGTNALQVAQSLIKDLTADGSISKSEITDQDTLTRHIFSNGYYVAGLTRDALQTLLGSLFMKFSIQDGVIYISSALRTNTQRQALLLTPDTGLIDSPRITAFNPNGLERENIPNNGLQITSLVNPRIVPHSIVKVETQYINSFYRVSKINHRGETLGKNWKTLATLEAINNEHA
- a CDS encoding Gp138 family membrane-puncturing spike protein, with product MNTLEQVLHAALESRLCDVHTSIPGRIASYDAATQKANIQPVIKKKLRDGRSFSMPVITDIPVMFPSAGGGLLSFPAKQGDTGLLFFCERSIDQWMTGNNDEAEPLGNHKHNYTDAVFIPGLYPYSKTLDADPVNTELKFSGNQIILKPDGSIVINAPKQITINTINANINASQQLTVTAPLSQFKGNVAITGNLTTPALTASAGSKASSFSGDVHSSGNINSDKTITGTTDVIAGGISGKSHTHGGVEPGGGKTSKPE